One genomic region from Planctomycetota bacterium encodes:
- the cdaA gene encoding diadenylate cyclase CdaA: MIEEFKNPRAWIEIALLAVTFYFILNFIRGTRGAGILKGIVFLFSVAFLGLMYVADRLELERIRDMLRWVLSGSALAIIILFAPELRRGLSHLAQSPLLSPLLRGPSSKVVDELVDAAVKLSKNRIGALVAIERDVGLGEYVENGTRLDAQLTSELLETIFYPGSALHDGAVIVQHDRVAAAGCLLPLTDDMTLSKSLGTRHRAALGISEETDAVALVVSEETGRISLAVNGKLLTDLTRESLERLLNDFLARADRATLPFRRTPSDNGGAPAPGPAEARGAELSAGKTESPPAPGKT; the protein is encoded by the coding sequence ATGATCGAGGAGTTCAAGAACCCCCGCGCCTGGATCGAGATCGCGCTCCTGGCGGTCACCTTCTACTTCATTCTCAACTTCATCCGGGGCACGCGCGGCGCCGGCATCCTCAAAGGCATCGTCTTCCTCTTCAGCGTCGCGTTCCTGGGCCTCATGTACGTGGCCGACCGCCTGGAACTGGAACGGATCCGCGACATGCTGCGCTGGGTCCTGTCGGGCTCGGCGCTGGCCATCATCATCCTGTTCGCCCCGGAGCTCCGGCGCGGCCTCTCCCACCTGGCCCAGTCGCCCCTCCTCTCGCCGCTTTTGCGCGGACCTTCGAGCAAGGTCGTCGACGAGCTCGTCGACGCCGCCGTGAAGCTCTCCAAGAACCGCATCGGCGCCCTCGTGGCCATCGAACGCGACGTAGGCCTGGGCGAATACGTCGAAAACGGCACCCGCCTGGACGCCCAGCTGACGAGCGAGCTTCTCGAAACCATCTTCTACCCCGGCTCGGCCCTTCACGACGGCGCCGTCATCGTTCAGCATGACCGCGTCGCCGCCGCGGGATGCCTCCTCCCCCTCACCGACGACATGACCCTCTCCAAGTCCCTGGGCACCCGCCACCGCGCGGCCCTCGGGATCTCCGAGGAAACCGACGCCGTCGCGCTCGTGGTCTCCGAGGAGACCGGCAGGATCTCCCTCGCCGTCAACGGGAAGCTCCTGACGGACCTCACGCGCGAATCCCTCGAGCGCCTTCTGAACGACTTCCTGGCGCGCGCCGACCGCGCGACCCTGCCGTTCCGGCGGACCCCCTCCGATAACGGCGGCGCTCCCGCCCCCGGCCCGGCCGAAGCCCGCGGCGCGGAGCTCTCCGCCGGAAAAACCGAATCGCCCCCCGCGCCCGGAAAGACGTAG
- the glmM gene encoding phosphoglucosamine mutase, producing MGKIFGTDGVRDRAGRGPLAPDRVAALAAAAGTLLRRDSALFAAPLPEAFRALGAPGSDPFGAGKVLVGRDTRASGPAIEEALVEGFRAAGIDVLRAGVLPTPGVACLTRLWGCALGVVISASHNPAEDNGIKLIAPQGLKIPDAAEEAIEALLEDPSFRPAAPPRPGTAEDVSARTEDYPDFLARFLPRPLRGVTLAVDCAHGAASAFARPLFERLGARVLLAGASPDGSNINAGVGALHPERVAELVRREKADLGVAFDGDADRAIFADETGAVRDGETVLALCGVELRRKGRLPGDLVVSTVMANYGLERHLAAHGIRLARTKVGDRFVAEEMLRAGAVLGGEPSGHVLFFDAAPAGDGLLTTLRVLGVLAERGEPLSRSTFDKFPQVLLNVPVRRKPPLEEVPAVARAVENARRELGPDGRILVRYSGTEPLCRVMVEGPEAARVERLAADLAETVRRELA from the coding sequence ATGGGAAAGATCTTCGGCACCGACGGCGTCCGCGACCGCGCCGGCCGGGGCCCCCTCGCCCCCGACCGCGTCGCCGCGCTGGCCGCCGCCGCGGGAACGCTCCTCCGGCGCGACTCCGCCCTCTTCGCCGCGCCTCTGCCCGAAGCCTTCCGCGCCCTCGGCGCCCCCGGCTCCGACCCCTTCGGCGCCGGCAAGGTCCTCGTGGGCCGCGATACCCGCGCCTCCGGACCCGCGATCGAAGAGGCCCTCGTCGAAGGCTTCCGCGCCGCCGGCATCGACGTCCTGCGCGCGGGCGTCCTTCCCACCCCCGGCGTCGCCTGCCTCACCCGCCTCTGGGGCTGCGCCCTCGGCGTCGTCATTTCCGCCTCCCATAACCCCGCCGAGGACAACGGCATCAAGCTCATCGCCCCTCAGGGCCTGAAGATCCCCGACGCCGCCGAGGAAGCCATCGAGGCGCTCCTCGAAGACCCCTCCTTCCGTCCCGCCGCCCCCCCCCGGCCCGGAACCGCCGAGGACGTCTCCGCCCGCACCGAGGACTACCCCGACTTCCTCGCCCGCTTCCTCCCGCGCCCCCTGCGCGGCGTCACCCTGGCCGTCGACTGCGCCCACGGCGCCGCCTCCGCCTTCGCCCGGCCTCTTTTCGAACGCCTCGGCGCCCGCGTCCTTCTCGCCGGCGCCTCGCCCGACGGCTCCAACATCAACGCCGGCGTCGGCGCCCTCCACCCGGAACGCGTCGCCGAGCTCGTCCGCCGCGAAAAGGCCGACCTCGGCGTGGCCTTCGACGGCGACGCCGACCGCGCCATCTTCGCCGACGAGACCGGCGCCGTGCGCGACGGCGAAACGGTGCTCGCCCTCTGCGGCGTGGAGCTCCGCCGCAAGGGACGCCTCCCGGGCGACCTCGTCGTCTCCACCGTCATGGCCAACTACGGCCTCGAGCGCCACCTGGCCGCCCACGGGATCCGGCTCGCGCGGACCAAGGTCGGCGACCGGTTCGTGGCCGAGGAAATGCTCCGCGCGGGGGCGGTCCTCGGCGGCGAGCCCTCGGGACACGTCCTCTTCTTCGACGCCGCTCCGGCCGGCGACGGCCTGCTGACCACGCTCCGCGTCCTCGGGGTCCTGGCCGAGCGCGGGGAACCCCTCTCGCGCTCGACCTTCGATAAGTTCCCGCAGGTTCTTCTCAACGTCCCCGTCCGCCGCAAGCCGCCCCTCGAGGAGGTCCCCGCCGTCGCGCGCGCGGTCGAGAACGCCCGGCGCGAGCTCGGTCCGGACGGGCGCATTCTCGTCCGCTACTCGGGCACCGAGCCCCTGTGCCGCGTCATGGTCGAAGGCCCCGAGGCCGCCCGGGTCGAGCGCCTGGCGGCGGATCTGGCCGAAACGGTCCGGAGGGAACTCGCGTGA
- a CDS encoding pyridoxine 5'-phosphate synthase, whose protein sequence is MTPLRLGVNVDHVATVRQARRGRVPDPVEAARAAEEAGADSIVCHLREDRRHIQDDDVARLRRAVRTRLNLEMSLAPDVVAAALRIRPPQVTLVPERRRELTTEGGLDVAAAPERVGRAVERFRARGIDVSLFIDPDPRQVAAALRAGAPVVELHTGAYAHASGRARRRELARLRDAAREARAAGLVVAAGHGLDLENVGPVARLPEIEELNIGFSIVARAIFVGLGRAVREMKEALREARRR, encoded by the coding sequence GTGACGCCGCTGCGGCTCGGCGTGAACGTGGACCACGTGGCGACCGTCCGCCAGGCGCGCCGCGGGCGGGTCCCCGATCCCGTGGAAGCCGCCCGGGCCGCCGAGGAGGCGGGCGCGGACTCCATCGTCTGCCACCTGCGCGAGGACCGCAGGCATATCCAGGACGACGACGTCGCGCGCCTGCGCCGGGCCGTCCGTACCCGGCTCAACCTCGAGATGAGCCTGGCCCCGGACGTCGTCGCCGCGGCGCTCCGGATCCGCCCCCCTCAGGTGACGCTCGTCCCCGAACGGCGGCGCGAGCTCACGACCGAAGGGGGACTCGACGTCGCCGCCGCCCCGGAACGCGTCGGCCGGGCGGTCGAGCGCTTCCGCGCCCGCGGCATCGACGTGAGCCTCTTCATCGATCCCGATCCGCGCCAGGTGGCCGCCGCGCTCCGCGCGGGCGCCCCCGTCGTGGAGCTTCACACCGGAGCCTACGCCCACGCCTCCGGACGCGCCCGCCGGCGGGAGCTGGCGCGGCTGCGCGATGCCGCCCGCGAAGCTCGCGCGGCGGGCCTGGTCGTCGCCGCGGGCCACGGCCTGGATCTCGAAAACGTCGGACCCGTCGCGCGCCTCCCGGAGATCGAGGAGCTCAACATCGGCTTTTCGATCGTGGCGCGGGCGATCTTCGTCGGTCTGGGCCGGGCGGTGCGCGAGATGAAGGAGGCCCTGCGTGAGGCCCGCCGCCGATAG
- the dapA gene encoding 4-hydroxy-tetrahydrodipicolinate synthase, translating to MIKTEGSFVALVTPYAGDQVDLAKVRELVDFQLENGTAGFCPVATTGESPSLSREEKAAVIRAVVERARGKALVFPGAGTYNTRETIEQTRMARELGADGALLVTPYYNKPTQEGLFRHYEAVARAVPGFPIMLYNVPGRTGVSLAPETTARLSKIPGIVALKDASGNVEQVTQVRALCDIQILSGEDSLTFPILCLGGRGVVSVAANVAPRAVADLCRAALAGDLSRAREIHERFFPLFKDLFLETNPIPVKTALRLMGRYNGELRLPLCEMSRANAERLEKTLRACRII from the coding sequence ATGATCAAGACCGAAGGTTCCTTCGTCGCTCTGGTGACCCCGTACGCCGGGGACCAGGTGGACCTCGCCAAGGTGCGCGAGCTCGTGGACTTCCAGCTCGAAAACGGCACCGCGGGCTTCTGCCCCGTGGCCACGACGGGGGAATCCCCCTCCCTCAGCCGCGAGGAAAAAGCCGCCGTCATCCGCGCCGTCGTCGAGCGCGCGCGCGGCAAGGCGCTCGTCTTCCCCGGGGCCGGGACCTACAACACCCGCGAGACGATCGAGCAGACCCGGATGGCCCGCGAGCTGGGAGCCGACGGCGCGCTTCTGGTGACCCCGTATTACAACAAGCCCACCCAGGAAGGGCTCTTTCGCCACTACGAGGCGGTCGCCCGCGCGGTCCCGGGGTTCCCGATCATGCTCTACAACGTCCCGGGCCGCACGGGCGTGAGCCTGGCGCCGGAGACGACCGCCCGGCTCTCCAAAATTCCCGGCATCGTCGCCCTCAAGGACGCCTCCGGCAACGTCGAACAGGTCACCCAGGTCCGCGCCCTCTGCGACATTCAGATCCTCTCGGGCGAGGACTCCCTGACGTTCCCCATCCTCTGCCTCGGCGGCCGGGGGGTCGTTTCCGTGGCCGCCAACGTCGCCCCGCGCGCCGTCGCCGACCTCTGCCGGGCCGCTCTGGCGGGGGATCTGTCCCGCGCACGGGAGATCCACGAGCGTTTCTTCCCGCTCTTCAAGGATCTCTTCCTCGAAACCAACCCCATCCCCGTCAAGACGGCCCTGCGCCTGATGGGGCGCTACAACGGCGAACTCCGGCTGCCTCTCTGCGAGATGAGCCGCGCCAACGCCGAGCGCCTGGAGAAGACGCTGCGCGCCTGCCGGATCATCTGA
- the cutA gene encoding divalent-cation tolerance protein CutA: protein MSETVTFVTCAGKAEARRIARALVRERLAACVNLVPGVTSIYAWKGRVEEASEVLLVIKSRAALSRKLAARVKALHGYEVPEVVTLRVASGLPEYLRWVRESTR from the coding sequence ATGAGCGAGACGGTGACGTTCGTGACGTGCGCCGGGAAGGCCGAGGCGCGGCGGATCGCGCGGGCGCTCGTCCGGGAGCGGCTGGCGGCGTGCGTGAATCTCGTGCCGGGGGTGACGTCGATCTACGCCTGGAAGGGCCGCGTGGAAGAAGCTTCCGAGGTGCTGCTCGTCATCAAGTCGCGCGCGGCGCTTTCGCGGAAGCTGGCGGCGCGGGTGAAGGCCCTTCACGGGTACGAGGTGCCGGAGGTGGTGACGCTGCGGGTCGCGTCGGGGCTTCCGGAGTATCTGCGCTGGGTGCGGGAGTCCACGCGGTGA